Proteins found in one Candidatus Roizmanbacteria bacterium CG_4_9_14_0_2_um_filter_38_17 genomic segment:
- a CDS encoding 50S ribosomal protein L14, protein MVQLQTKLKVTDNSGAKGLMVVQVLGKRRKDGKIGDIVIASVTKADPLGAVKDHTIVKAVVVRTRKEQSRSDGSHIRFSDNAAVVLENVQNKTIIGTRVFGPVARELRELGFDRIISLAKEVY, encoded by the coding sequence ATGGTTCAATTACAGACAAAATTAAAAGTAACAGATAATTCAGGTGCAAAAGGGTTAATGGTTGTCCAAGTTCTTGGTAAACGACGTAAAGATGGCAAGATAGGAGACATTGTAATAGCTAGCGTTACTAAAGCTGACCCGTTAGGTGCAGTAAAAGATCACACAATAGTTAAGGCAGTTGTTGTACGTACAAGAAAAGAGCAAAGTCGTAGCGATGGGAGTCACATTCGTTTTAGTGATAATGCAGCGGTAGTTTTAGAAAATGTCCAGAATAAGACCATCATTGGTACGCGTGTATTTGGCCCAGTTGCTCGCGAACTTAGAGAACTAGGATTTGATCGCATTATTAGTTTAGCTAAAGAAGTTTATTAA
- the rpsQ gene encoding 30S ribosomal protein S17, translating into MPKRLTGEIVSIKGSLTAIVDVERKFAHPLYKKIIKRNKRYIVHNELNELSVGDQVIIEETRPISKTKKFKVVSKIEN; encoded by the coding sequence ATGCCTAAACGATTAACAGGAGAAATTGTATCTATTAAAGGGTCTCTAACTGCGATTGTTGATGTGGAGCGAAAGTTTGCACACCCTTTATATAAGAAAATTATAAAACGCAACAAACGTTATATAGTTCATAATGAGTTAAATGAGCTTAGCGTAGGTGATCAAGTAATAATTGAAGAAACTAGGCCGATTAGTAAGACCAAAAAGTTTAAAGTGGTGAGTAAAATTGAGAATTAA
- the rpmC gene encoding 50S ribosomal protein L29: MKSKQLKDNRAKKVVELDNMVVDLQKDILDLKLQFTMGKLKNTQEMKLKRRNIAQLKTIKREKELNKNA; the protein is encoded by the coding sequence ATGAAATCTAAACAATTAAAAGATAATAGGGCAAAAAAAGTTGTCGAACTAGACAACATGGTTGTTGACTTGCAAAAAGATATTCTTGATCTAAAATTGCAGTTTACCATGGGTAAGCTGAAAAATACTCAAGAGATGAAATTAAAGAGGCGCAATATTGCTCAATTAAAAACAATAAAGCGCGAAAAGGAGCTTAATAAAAATGCCTAA
- a CDS encoding 50S ribosomal protein L16: MLQPKRLKYRKQFRGTMRGNATRGTEVSFGDFGLQSLGRAWITSHQIEAARVAMTRYTKRGGRVWIRIFPDKPISSKPSEASMGSGKGEVVGYVCVVKPGRMLYELGGVPEGEALEALRRAAAKLPIKTRIVKRGEDII; the protein is encoded by the coding sequence ATATTACAACCTAAAAGATTAAAATATAGAAAGCAGTTTCGTGGAACAATGCGAGGAAATGCAACACGTGGAACAGAAGTTAGCTTTGGTGATTTTGGACTTCAGTCGTTGGGTCGCGCATGGATAACTAGTCATCAAATTGAAGCTGCTCGTGTTGCGATGACAAGGTATACAAAGCGTGGAGGAAGAGTTTGGATAAGGATTTTTCCAGATAAGCCTATTTCAAGTAAACCATCTGAGGCATCAATGGGTAGTGGTAAGGGTGAAGTTGTGGGATACGTATGCGTGGTTAAGCCAGGAAGAATGCTTTATGAATTAGGTGGTGTACCTGAGGGGGAAGCATTAGAGGCGTTGCGTCGTGCGGCGGCCAAACTTCCTATTAAAACTAGAATTGTTAAACGAGGCGAAGATATAATATGA
- a CDS encoding 30S ribosomal protein S3, giving the protein MGRKVHPKAFRMGEKFTWSSRWFADKRKYKDFLIQDVKLRSALMEKLANAGIAEVVIERSISTVKVVIYVARPGVAIGRGGQNLEIIKKYIMSFFEEGAASAKIEIQVEPVSAPSLNAHLVGKNIAEQIERRIPHRRAVYRAIEQVMGAGAKGVQIMLSGRIRGAEIARVEKYKEGSVPMSTIREEIDFAVVPALTKSGYVGIKVWICRKS; this is encoded by the coding sequence ATGGGAAGAAAAGTACATCCAAAAGCATTTCGAATGGGTGAAAAGTTCACTTGGTCGTCTCGTTGGTTTGCGGACAAGAGGAAATATAAAGATTTCTTGATTCAAGACGTCAAGTTACGTTCTGCTCTTATGGAAAAACTGGCTAATGCAGGTATTGCAGAGGTAGTTATTGAGCGTTCAATTAGCACTGTTAAAGTAGTGATCTATGTTGCTCGACCGGGAGTGGCAATTGGTAGAGGTGGGCAAAATCTAGAAATAATTAAAAAATACATAATGAGCTTTTTTGAAGAAGGAGCAGCGAGCGCTAAAATAGAGATTCAGGTTGAACCTGTATCTGCGCCAAGCTTGAATGCTCATCTAGTTGGAAAAAATATTGCTGAGCAGATAGAGAGACGTATACCTCATAGACGAGCAGTCTATCGTGCAATTGAACAGGTTATGGGAGCTGGGGCAAAAGGAGTTCAGATTATGTTATCTGGCAGAATTCGGGGTGCAGAAATTGCACGAGTGGAGAAATATAAAGAAGGAAGTGTTCCGATGTCTACTATACGTGAAGAGATAGATTTTGCGGTGGTTCCAGCTTTGACAAAATCTGGTTATGTAGGAATAAAGGTTTGGATTTGTCGAAAGTCATAA
- a CDS encoding 50S ribosomal protein L22: MEYKAEIKYIKIGPRKMREVADVVRGKLVDEALSNLDYLKKNAAKYLAKSLRSAVAGAVKTHSAQENLLVVKLLEINKGPDSKRWRPVSRGMSHPYVKRSSHIKIVLSEKPKPKPKPVKLIKKVKKVVTI, from the coding sequence ATGGAATACAAAGCAGAGATTAAATATATAAAAATTGGTCCTCGTAAAATGCGAGAGGTTGCTGATGTTGTGCGTGGTAAGTTGGTAGATGAAGCTTTATCTAATCTAGATTATCTTAAAAAAAATGCAGCTAAGTATCTAGCAAAATCGCTGCGAAGTGCAGTTGCAGGTGCAGTTAAAACTCACTCCGCTCAAGAAAATTTACTTGTTGTGAAGCTTTTAGAGATTAATAAAGGGCCAGACTCAAAGCGCTGGCGCCCTGTTAGTCGTGGAATGTCGCATCCTTATGTTAAAAGAAGCAGCCATATTAAGATTGTTTTATCAGAAAAGCCAAAGCCAAAACCAAAACCTGTCAAATTAATAAAAAAAGTTAAAAAGGTGGTCACAATATAG
- a CDS encoding 30S ribosomal protein S19 yields MSRSSKKGPYINEKLLKKALALKETGKDAQIKTWARNCQIPPEFVGMKFGVHNGHKFVEVFISEDMVGHRLGEFSPTRTFRGHGKVTKRVLEKT; encoded by the coding sequence ATGTCAAGAAGTAGTAAAAAAGGTCCATACATAAATGAGAAACTCCTTAAGAAGGCGTTAGCTCTAAAAGAAACGGGTAAAGATGCTCAAATTAAAACTTGGGCTCGTAATTGCCAAATTCCACCTGAATTTGTAGGAATGAAATTTGGTGTTCATAATGGACACAAGTTTGTTGAAGTATTTATATCTGAAGATATGGTGGGTCATCGACTTGGAGAATTTTCTCCAACTCGTACGTTTAGGGGACACGGAAAAGTTACAAAACGAGTATTAGAAAAGACTTAA
- the rplB gene encoding 50S ribosomal protein L2, with protein sequence MEITKHKPEKSLTKSLQYRAGRDNKGHVAIRHRGGRHKRLYRELDFKRDKYGIAGKIAAIEYDPNRASRIALIYYEDGEKRYILAPAGIEVGSVVQSGPDAEIKNGNALPLKNIPIGKEVHNVELAPGQGAKLVRGAGGAALIAAHEKKYIKLKLPSGELRLVHEDCYATIGQVSREEFKNETLGKAGRKRWLGIRPTVRGVAQHPGSHPHGGGEGRSGIGMPSPKSPWGKKTLGKKTRNPNKHSRKFIVVDRRKK encoded by the coding sequence ATGGAGATAACAAAACATAAACCAGAAAAAAGCTTAACAAAGTCACTGCAGTATCGCGCAGGTCGCGATAACAAGGGTCACGTGGCTATTCGTCATCGCGGTGGTAGACATAAGCGTCTATATAGAGAGCTGGACTTTAAACGGGACAAATATGGAATTGCTGGTAAAATAGCAGCAATTGAGTATGATCCAAATCGTGCGTCAAGGATTGCCCTAATCTATTACGAAGATGGTGAAAAGAGGTATATCTTAGCTCCAGCAGGGATTGAAGTGGGATCAGTTGTACAGTCTGGTCCAGATGCAGAGATAAAAAATGGAAATGCTTTGCCATTGAAGAATATACCAATTGGAAAAGAAGTGCATAATGTTGAACTTGCACCAGGTCAAGGAGCAAAATTGGTTCGAGGAGCGGGTGGTGCAGCTTTAATTGCTGCACACGAGAAGAAATATATTAAGTTGAAGTTGCCTTCAGGAGAGTTAAGACTTGTGCATGAAGATTGTTATGCGACTATTGGACAGGTGTCTAGAGAAGAGTTTAAGAATGAAACGTTAGGCAAAGCAGGACGAAAGCGCTGGTTAGGGATTCGTCCAACTGTGCGTGGAGTTGCTCAGCATCCTGGGTCCCATCCACATGGAGGTGGAGAAGGACGCTCAGGTATAGGAATGCCGTCGCCTAAATCGCCATGGGGTAAAAAGACGTTAGGTAAAAAAACTAGGAACCCTAATAAACATAGCCGGAAATTTATAGTTGTTGATCGTAGAAAAAAATAA